In Syntrophomonas wolfei subsp. wolfei str. Goettingen G311, a single window of DNA contains:
- the flhA gene encoding flagellar biosynthesis protein FlhA, which translates to MESRVWMNSLFKHSDLMIAILVVSIVMMMIIPMKPVLLDILLSFNISFALIILMVSMFNTEPLEFSVFPSLLLVMTLFRLSLNVSSTRLVLLYAYAGEVIQSFGNFVVGGNPVVGMVIFLILVVIQFIVITKGAERVSEVAARFTLDAMPGKQMAIDADLNAGLIDEDTARSRRENIQREADFYGAMDGASKFVKGDAIAGIIIIIINIVGGFIIGMAQKGMSWDEALQVYTLLTVGDGLVTQIPALLISTATGIVVTRSASKLSLGQEMTTQLFAYPKAMGLAAVILLVLGSIGLPRLPMYSLAAFFGILYMLFRNSTGDLVDEERLEEVEEAEAIKKPENVVELLQVEKMEMELGYGLIPLVDAEQGGDLLERIVMIRRQCAVELGFVVPPIRIRDNMQLKPNNYVIKIKGSQIAAGELFLDHYLAMGPGIENDQELLGIDTIEPAFNLPARWIDTTAKDPAELKGYTVVDPPSVLATHLTSIIKTHAFELLGRQEIQNTISFIREQNSAVVEELIPDLMNIGDVQKVLANLLKEQVAIRDMVSILETLADYAKITKDTDVLTEYVRQALKRQISLQYAGEEGRLTVLTLDPSLEGILRDSVQQSDFGSYLAVDPDIAQKMVDKLSLYYEDLSNKGITPVLLCAPVLRLYLKRLLERFIPHLLVLSYNEIDAGISVEVIGMVSP; encoded by the coding sequence ATGGAGTCGAGGGTTTGGATGAATAGCTTGTTTAAGCACAGTGATCTGATGATTGCTATACTGGTAGTCAGCATCGTTATGATGATGATTATTCCTATGAAACCAGTATTGCTGGACATCTTGCTGAGCTTTAATATCAGCTTTGCCTTGATAATATTGATGGTCTCCATGTTCAATACCGAACCGCTGGAGTTTTCAGTATTTCCATCGTTGCTACTGGTCATGACCCTTTTTCGTTTATCTCTGAATGTATCTTCCACCCGGCTGGTACTCTTATATGCCTATGCTGGAGAAGTAATCCAGTCTTTTGGCAATTTTGTGGTAGGGGGCAACCCGGTAGTAGGTATGGTTATTTTTCTCATTTTAGTGGTAATTCAGTTTATAGTTATTACCAAAGGAGCAGAAAGGGTATCTGAAGTTGCCGCCCGCTTTACCCTGGATGCCATGCCCGGAAAACAGATGGCTATTGATGCAGATTTAAATGCCGGGCTTATTGATGAGGATACCGCCAGAAGCCGACGAGAAAACATCCAGCGGGAAGCTGATTTTTACGGGGCCATGGATGGTGCCAGCAAGTTCGTCAAGGGTGATGCTATTGCTGGCATAATTATTATAATAATCAATATCGTTGGTGGTTTTATCATAGGTATGGCCCAGAAAGGCATGAGCTGGGATGAGGCCTTGCAGGTTTATACTCTTCTGACGGTTGGAGATGGGCTGGTTACGCAGATTCCCGCCTTGCTCATTTCAACCGCAACCGGAATTGTGGTAACCCGGAGCGCCTCCAAGCTAAGCCTGGGACAGGAAATGACCACCCAGTTGTTTGCCTATCCCAAAGCCATGGGTTTGGCCGCAGTTATTCTGCTGGTCCTGGGTAGCATAGGGTTACCCCGGTTGCCCATGTATTCGCTGGCGGCCTTTTTCGGCATACTTTATATGCTTTTCCGTAATTCTACCGGCGACTTGGTAGATGAAGAGCGTTTGGAGGAAGTGGAAGAAGCAGAGGCCATCAAGAAGCCGGAAAATGTGGTAGAGCTGTTGCAGGTGGAGAAAATGGAGATGGAACTGGGCTATGGTCTGATACCCCTGGTTGATGCCGAACAGGGAGGGGATCTCCTGGAGCGGATTGTTATGATTCGGCGCCAATGTGCGGTAGAGCTGGGTTTTGTAGTGCCACCCATTCGTATCCGGGATAATATGCAATTAAAGCCCAACAACTACGTAATAAAAATAAAAGGATCGCAAATTGCCGCTGGAGAATTATTTTTAGATCATTACCTGGCCATGGGACCAGGAATAGAAAATGATCAGGAACTCCTGGGTATTGATACTATTGAGCCGGCTTTTAACCTGCCGGCACGCTGGATCGACACAACGGCAAAAGACCCGGCCGAACTAAAAGGTTATACGGTGGTGGATCCACCATCGGTATTGGCTACTCACCTGACCTCCATTATTAAAACCCATGCTTTTGAGTTACTGGGAAGACAGGAAATACAAAATACCATAAGCTTTATCCGAGAGCAAAATTCTGCAGTAGTGGAGGAATTAATACCTGATTTGATGAATATTGGTGATGTACAAAAAGTCCTGGCCAATCTGCTCAAAGAACAGGTAGCTATCAGAGATATGGTGAGTATCCTGGAAACTCTGGCTGATTACGCTAAAATCACCAAGGACACCGATGTATTAACTGAATATGTGCGGCAAGCCTTGAAGAGACAGATCAGTTTGCAATATGCCGGCGAAGAGGGCAGGTTGACCGTGCTTACGCTTGACCCCTCTCTGGAGGGAATACTAAGGGATTCGGTGCAGCAGAGTGACTTTGGTTCCTATTTGGCAGTTGATCCAGATATTGCACAAAAGATGGTGGATAAGTTATCTTTGTATTATGAGGATTTAAGCAATAAAGGGATAACACCTGTGCTTTTGTGTGCACCGGTTTTGCGTTTGTATCTTAAACGCCTGTTGGAGCGATTTATTCCCCATTTGCTGGTGCTATCTTATAATGAGATTGATGCAGGGATTAGTGTTGAAGTGATTGGGATGGTGTCACCATGA
- the flhF gene encoding flagellar biosynthesis protein FlhF: MIIKKFIAKDFKGALKQAKKEMGSDAIILHTSKVRRGGIFSFLFSPQVEITVAVDESLQVNSDRLRKPVSPTAAAAEPNSPAFSPQNANPGAKAIAQSAPGELLQELQTMKNLINDVKVKFYEVEQIKGISGEVQAFYETLINNQVEKELALKIINRVESRLPKDSKGDELWVRDLCLHTIQEYIDDIKPIELQRDKKGALVFMVGPTGVGKTTTIAKLAANMSFLEGKEVALITLDTYRVSAAQQLRTFADIIGIPISVVFNPQDLGEAIKQYQKKDIIFVDTAGRSPYKDEHMGELQDFIEAANPDETILVLSVTTDSRDLINIYQQFNLIGVDKIIFTKLDESCNYGRILNTIYHIRKPIAYLTTGQNVPDDIEVPDTLELARTLLREGGAI, from the coding sequence ATGATAATAAAAAAATTTATAGCCAAGGATTTTAAGGGAGCTTTAAAGCAGGCTAAAAAAGAAATGGGCAGCGATGCCATAATCTTACATACCAGCAAGGTGAGAAGGGGAGGTATTTTTAGTTTTCTCTTTTCACCTCAAGTAGAAATAACGGTGGCCGTGGATGAAAGCTTGCAAGTAAACAGCGACCGTTTGAGAAAACCGGTATCTCCCACGGCAGCTGCCGCTGAACCCAATAGCCCTGCTTTTTCCCCGCAGAACGCGAATCCGGGAGCGAAAGCCATAGCTCAAAGCGCACCAGGCGAATTATTGCAGGAACTACAAACCATGAAAAACCTTATAAACGATGTGAAAGTAAAGTTTTATGAAGTTGAGCAGATTAAAGGCATTTCCGGAGAGGTGCAGGCATTTTACGAAACCCTTATAAACAACCAGGTTGAGAAGGAACTGGCTCTTAAGATAATCAACCGGGTCGAATCTCGTTTACCGAAGGATAGTAAAGGGGATGAACTCTGGGTACGGGATTTGTGTTTACATACTATTCAAGAATACATAGATGATATAAAACCCATTGAGTTGCAGCGGGACAAAAAAGGAGCTCTGGTTTTTATGGTGGGGCCTACCGGCGTAGGCAAGACCACAACCATAGCCAAATTAGCCGCCAATATGAGCTTTTTGGAAGGCAAGGAGGTAGCCTTGATTACGCTGGATACCTATCGTGTTTCAGCCGCTCAGCAGCTTAGAACCTTTGCTGACATAATCGGTATACCCATAAGTGTAGTATTTAATCCCCAAGACCTCGGAGAAGCCATTAAACAGTATCAAAAAAAAGACATTATTTTTGTAGATACGGCTGGGCGCAGTCCCTATAAGGACGAACATATGGGGGAATTGCAGGACTTTATTGAGGCAGCAAATCCTGATGAAACTATTTTGGTATTGAGCGTTACCACTGACAGCAGGGACTTAATCAATATTTACCAACAATTTAATCTTATCGGTGTGGATAAGATTATTTTTACTAAGCTGGATGAAAGTTGCAATTACGGGAGAATCCTAAATACTATTTATCATATTCGCAAGCCTATTGCTTATTTAACTACGGGTCAAAATGTTCCCGATGATATCGAGGTGCCTGATACCCTTGAACTGGCGCGAACGTTGCTCAGGGAAGGGGGAGCAATATGA
- a CDS encoding MinD/ParA family protein — translation MRDQADRLREMALNLKQEIEAEIRRDLRYSRVVVISSGKGGVGKSTLALNLSLNLCARGMKIILMDADMGLANLDVMLGLVTKFNIYHIVQQKKSMEEITISGPEGLKIIPGGSGISELANLENTELKRILVELRKLDGAYDYMIIDTGAGISKSVMNFLLAAEDIIVITTPEPTAITDAYSLVKNVAKNSFAGSIYLVVNKVANDSEGILVAEKFKLVCQKFLSCEIKPLGHIVNEPLIGEGIRRQKAFVQIYPRSTATRNINTIVDRLIEASGQKSPGLESKRGGIRYFIEKIAGLVK, via the coding sequence ATGAGAGACCAGGCGGATAGATTGAGAGAAATGGCCTTAAACCTGAAACAGGAAATAGAGGCGGAGATAAGGCGGGATTTGAGATATAGCCGGGTAGTAGTAATTAGCAGCGGCAAAGGTGGAGTGGGGAAAAGTACCCTGGCGCTAAACCTGAGTCTCAATCTTTGCGCCCGGGGCATGAAGATAATACTGATGGATGCTGATATGGGCCTGGCTAATCTTGATGTTATGTTGGGCCTGGTTACTAAATTTAATATCTACCATATAGTCCAACAGAAGAAGAGTATGGAAGAGATTACTATATCTGGTCCTGAGGGCTTAAAAATCATTCCTGGGGGATCAGGTATAAGTGAGTTGGCTAACCTCGAGAATACAGAACTTAAGAGAATATTAGTAGAATTGCGCAAGCTGGATGGTGCATATGATTATATGATTATCGATACCGGTGCTGGTATCTCCAAGAGTGTTATGAACTTTCTCCTGGCTGCTGAAGATATAATCGTTATAACTACTCCGGAACCAACTGCCATAACTGATGCGTATAGTTTAGTAAAAAATGTGGCTAAAAACTCCTTTGCCGGAAGTATATACCTGGTAGTCAATAAGGTAGCCAATGATTCCGAAGGTATACTGGTAGCAGAAAAATTTAAACTGGTTTGTCAAAAGTTCCTCTCCTGTGAGATTAAACCTCTGGGTCATATTGTAAATGAACCCTTAATTGGAGAAGGGATCAGGCGTCAGAAGGCTTTTGTCCAGATCTACCCCCGCAGTACCGCTACCAGGAACATCAATACTATTGTTGATCGCCTGATTGAAGCCAGTGGTCAAAAAAGCCCGGGCTTGGAATCAAAACGTGGGGGAATAAGATACTTTATTGAGAAAATTGCCGGCTTGGTTAAGTGA
- a CDS encoding flagellar brake protein, translating to MRADIIKVNHLLEIEMENNIGKEYLPSRLEEISDEHWHISMPMRKGMYITMRVGQKIRIVLRYRNTMFAATTVIAARRRGHIPVLIVSKPKDLIAINQKRTYVRISVAIPVAFRLLLADGEKGELLQGVTGDISAGGMLLLSPQDMEKDQKIEVEIKLPDSDSIFCQAHVVRVLGKASEEGSNNKYAIEYDDINEGQRDRIFRFIFDKQREWLRKGVTE from the coding sequence ATGAGAGCGGATATTATCAAGGTTAATCACTTGCTGGAAATTGAAATGGAAAATAATATTGGGAAGGAATACCTACCCAGTCGCCTGGAAGAGATAAGCGATGAGCACTGGCATATTTCTATGCCCATGCGCAAAGGTATGTACATCACCATGAGGGTTGGTCAAAAGATTAGAATTGTTTTACGCTACAGGAATACTATGTTTGCGGCTACTACGGTTATTGCTGCCCGCAGGAGGGGGCATATTCCGGTATTAATTGTCAGTAAACCTAAAGATTTAATAGCTATAAACCAAAAGAGAACTTATGTCCGTATTAGTGTAGCTATTCCCGTAGCCTTCAGGTTACTATTGGCTGATGGGGAGAAAGGGGAGCTGCTGCAAGGAGTTACCGGCGATATCAGTGCCGGGGGTATGCTTCTATTGTCTCCTCAGGATATGGAGAAGGATCAAAAGATAGAAGTCGAAATTAAATTACCGGATAGTGATTCAATATTTTGCCAGGCACATGTAGTGAGGGTGCTGGGCAAAGCCAGCGAAGAAGGAAGCAATAATAAATATGCCATTGAATATGACGATATTAACGAAGGACAGCGAGACCGGATATTCCGATTTATTTTTGATAAGCAGCGTGAGTGGCTTAGAAAAGGAGTAACAGAATAG
- a CDS encoding protein-glutamate methylesterase/protein-glutamine glutaminase gives MPRKKVLVVDDSAFMRKMIGDMINSDDELEIVGKAGNGQEALEKIRELQPDVVVMDIEMPVLDGLSTLSRIMESQALPVIIFSSLSQKGTEQTLKALQLGAVDFIAKPSGQISLDVLSVKEELIKKLKVAANTSRKLPVYQSLHEPVVKAKKSLPDQDRKLNKLVVIAASTGGPKALHQVIPRFPAGIDAAILVVQHMPPGFTRSLAERLDSLSELRVKEAEHGEKVLPACVYIAPGDYHLKAKSRLKGTENELYIELDQSKPRGGLRPAADIMLKSVAKQFWSHIVCVIMTGMGNDGAAALPCIKEKKGRIIAEHQSTCVVYGMPKAAVETGLVDKIVPLSEITEEVLSML, from the coding sequence ATGCCCAGGAAGAAAGTGCTGGTGGTTGACGACTCCGCCTTCATGCGCAAGATGATTGGCGATATGATAAATAGCGACGATGAGCTGGAAATAGTGGGGAAAGCTGGCAATGGGCAAGAGGCCCTGGAGAAGATTAGAGAACTGCAACCGGATGTAGTTGTCATGGATATTGAAATGCCGGTTCTTGATGGTTTATCAACATTAAGCCGGATAATGGAATCCCAAGCGTTACCAGTAATAATATTCAGCAGTCTTAGCCAAAAAGGCACGGAACAAACTTTAAAAGCCTTACAGTTGGGTGCGGTTGATTTTATTGCTAAGCCATCAGGGCAGATATCTTTGGATGTTTTAAGTGTTAAAGAGGAACTTATAAAAAAGCTCAAGGTAGCGGCAAATACCAGTAGAAAACTACCAGTATACCAAAGTCTACACGAGCCGGTTGTCAAAGCCAAAAAATCATTACCAGACCAGGATAGAAAATTAAATAAACTGGTGGTAATCGCTGCCTCTACCGGGGGACCCAAAGCCCTGCATCAGGTCATACCTCGTTTCCCGGCTGGTATTGATGCCGCTATTTTGGTAGTACAACATATGCCGCCGGGTTTTACCAGATCACTGGCGGAAAGACTGGATTCATTGTCGGAACTCAGAGTGAAGGAGGCTGAGCATGGAGAAAAAGTGCTGCCTGCTTGCGTTTATATAGCCCCCGGTGATTATCATTTAAAAGCTAAATCACGCTTAAAGGGTACGGAAAACGAACTATATATTGAACTGGATCAATCCAAGCCCCGGGGAGGATTGCGCCCGGCGGCTGATATTATGTTGAAGTCGGTAGCTAAACAATTCTGGTCTCATATAGTATGTGTAATTATGACGGGTATGGGTAATGATGGGGCCGCAGCATTGCCATGTATAAAGGAGAAGAAGGGAAGAATTATTGCGGAACATCAGTCTACTTGTGTTGTATATGGTATGCCCAAAGCGGCAGTGGAAACAGGTTTGGTCGATAAGATAGTTCCGCTATCGGAAATCACTGAGGAAGTATTAAGTATGCTGTAA
- a CDS encoding chemotaxis protein CheA, whose amino-acid sequence MKMDMSQYLDVFLEESKEHLESLNQKLLDWEKNSGDIAALNEIFRAAHTLKGMSSTMGFEDLADLTHHMENILSDLKEGLLEVTPQVVDILFQCFDRLQLIIERIESNGSGEMDNSELIMILESIKGGGFQTTAPAADNGQDLKPEEILTTQHSNTTSFDFNQYDMTVMREAASRNFASIYIRLFVDPGCLMKSVRAFMVFKVLEEDSEIIKSFPPASDIEEGKFSEEIELLVITASSIKELEGRLNAISEIKVREIKEINFASLASGSQQETNGDQISSSQDVLKESKEQKGHKVKQTVRVDIERLDILMNLVGELVMHKGRLEQIGASSKIDELNETIEQIDRISGDLQSVVMKVRMVPVEQVFNRFPRMVRDLAKELNKEVDFLIEGKETELDRTVIDEIGDPLVHLLRNAVDHGVESPQERLKRGKPQKATVILRARHEGNNVYIEVEDDGAGINIKRTLEKAVEKGIISAKEAEVISPEEASQILFSPGFSTTENITDVSGRGVGLDVVKTKIESLSGEIFVDSRPGQGTRFRIKLPLTLAIIQALMISVHDEIYAIPLGSVDETTMIKNEDIKMVQNQEVIVLRGNVLPLFRLASLLEIPGEAAANEEEMYVVIVRKGERQIGLVVDTLIGQQEIVIKSLGKILAGIPGIAGAIVAGDGFVRLIIDIATLF is encoded by the coding sequence ATGAAGATGGATATGTCCCAGTATCTAGATGTTTTTTTGGAGGAGAGCAAAGAGCATTTGGAGAGCCTGAACCAAAAACTACTGGACTGGGAGAAAAACTCCGGCGATATTGCGGCCTTGAACGAAATATTTCGAGCCGCCCATACCCTTAAAGGTATGTCTTCAACTATGGGCTTTGAAGACCTGGCTGACCTGACCCACCACATGGAAAATATTTTATCTGATTTGAAAGAAGGTCTTTTGGAGGTAACTCCCCAGGTGGTGGATATTCTCTTCCAATGTTTCGACCGGCTCCAGCTAATTATTGAGCGGATTGAATCCAATGGCTCTGGAGAAATGGATAACAGTGAGTTGATAATGATTCTGGAGAGTATTAAGGGCGGCGGTTTTCAAACGACAGCTCCTGCGGCTGATAACGGGCAGGACTTGAAACCGGAGGAAATCCTTACTACACAGCATTCTAATACTACATCATTTGATTTTAACCAGTATGATATGACGGTTATGCGTGAGGCCGCCAGCAGGAATTTTGCCAGTATCTATATTAGACTTTTTGTGGATCCTGGATGTTTAATGAAATCGGTTCGTGCCTTTATGGTTTTTAAGGTTTTGGAAGAAGATAGCGAAATTATAAAATCCTTTCCTCCAGCTTCGGATATTGAAGAAGGAAAATTTAGTGAGGAAATCGAACTGCTGGTAATCACTGCTTCATCCATCAAGGAATTGGAAGGACGTTTGAATGCTATTTCTGAAATTAAGGTAAGGGAAATTAAAGAAATTAACTTTGCTTCGCTGGCTTCAGGTAGCCAGCAAGAAACAAACGGTGATCAGATAAGCAGTAGCCAGGATGTGCTTAAGGAGAGTAAAGAACAAAAAGGGCACAAAGTCAAACAGACCGTCCGGGTTGATATAGAACGATTGGACATATTGATGAATTTGGTGGGCGAACTGGTCATGCACAAGGGACGCTTGGAACAAATCGGAGCGAGTAGTAAAATCGATGAGCTAAATGAGACCATTGAACAGATTGATCGGATTAGCGGTGATCTCCAGTCAGTGGTCATGAAAGTACGTATGGTTCCGGTTGAACAGGTATTTAACCGTTTTCCCCGGATGGTAAGAGATCTGGCCAAGGAGTTGAATAAAGAAGTCGATTTTCTTATCGAGGGCAAAGAAACGGAACTGGATCGTACCGTTATTGATGAAATCGGGGATCCTCTGGTGCATCTGTTGAGAAATGCCGTTGACCATGGTGTTGAGTCACCTCAAGAACGCTTGAAAAGAGGAAAGCCGCAGAAAGCCACCGTAATTCTGCGCGCCCGGCATGAAGGAAACAATGTTTATATTGAGGTCGAAGATGACGGGGCGGGAATTAATATCAAAAGAACACTGGAAAAAGCGGTGGAAAAAGGAATTATAAGCGCAAAAGAAGCGGAAGTAATAAGCCCCGAGGAGGCTAGTCAAATCCTCTTTAGTCCGGGCTTTAGCACCACCGAGAATATAACCGATGTCTCCGGGCGAGGAGTGGGGCTCGATGTAGTAAAAACCAAGATAGAATCTCTCTCCGGGGAGATATTTGTTGATTCCCGACCGGGTCAGGGAACCCGGTTCAGGATTAAATTGCCCCTAACCCTGGCCATTATTCAAGCCCTGATGATTTCCGTACATGATGAAATCTATGCCATACCCCTGGGTTCAGTGGATGAAACCACTATGATTAAAAATGAAGATATTAAAATGGTACAAAACCAGGAAGTCATCGTACTCAGGGGAAATGTATTGCCGCTATTCCGGCTGGCCAGCCTTTTGGAAATACCAGGTGAAGCAGCTGCCAACGAAGAAGAAATGTATGTGGTGATAGTACGTAAAGGAGAACGACAAATCGGCCTGGTAGTTGATACCCTGATAGGACAGCAGGAAATAGTAATCAAATCCCTGGGTAAAATACTGGCTGGTATTCCAGGCATAGCAGGAGCAATTGTTGCAGGTGACGGCTTCGTAAGACTTATCATTGACATAGCTACCCTTTTTTAA
- a CDS encoding chemotaxis protein CheW codes for MDNTVNLQSEEGFTHNDGIQVVAFRLGKEEYAVDILHVQEIVRLLSITRVPRSAKHIEGVVNLRGNIVPIINLHKRFSIESAGEEEDKRIVVFQYDDLKAGIIVDEVSEVLALNNNAIEETDKVYSSMSSDFIKGIARVDDRLFLLLDLQKIIE; via the coding sequence ATGGATAATACGGTAAATCTACAAAGTGAAGAAGGATTTACTCATAATGACGGAATTCAGGTAGTGGCTTTCCGGCTGGGAAAAGAAGAATATGCCGTAGATATTTTGCATGTACAGGAGATTGTCCGCCTCCTGAGTATTACCAGAGTGCCCCGTAGTGCCAAGCATATTGAAGGGGTGGTAAACCTCAGGGGCAACATTGTTCCCATAATAAACTTACATAAGCGTTTCAGTATTGAATCTGCCGGGGAAGAAGAGGATAAACGCATTGTAGTTTTTCAGTATGATGATTTAAAAGCGGGAATTATTGTGGATGAAGTATCCGAGGTTCTCGCTTTGAATAACAACGCAATAGAAGAAACGGACAAGGTCTATAGTTCGATGAGTTCGGATTTTATTAAGGGAATTGCCCGGGTAGATGATAGACTGTTTCTTTTGCTGGATTTGCAAAAAATTATCGAATAA
- a CDS encoding chemotaxis protein CheC, which produces MVYDFSELSGIQLDILREIGNIGSGNAATALAQLLNAKIDMNVPQVNILPFAEVPDLVGGADLHVVGLFLVATGSAPASILFLLPVDKACLLVDMLMGKEWGKTNPSNLSDMDISALMELGNIICATYLNALAMFTQLDFRPSVPALGIDMAGAILNSVLAQFGAVADHVLVLETEFKRGDQEIVGHFFLLPEPGSLDVILASLGVSL; this is translated from the coding sequence GTGGTATACGATTTCAGTGAGCTTTCCGGAATACAGTTGGATATTCTTAGAGAAATTGGCAATATAGGTTCGGGAAATGCCGCTACAGCCCTGGCTCAGTTGTTAAATGCCAAGATAGATATGAATGTTCCCCAGGTCAATATATTGCCTTTTGCCGAGGTACCTGATCTGGTGGGCGGAGCTGATCTTCATGTAGTCGGTCTCTTCCTGGTTGCCACCGGTTCCGCTCCTGCCAGCATTCTCTTTCTCCTCCCTGTGGACAAAGCCTGTTTGCTGGTGGATATGTTGATGGGAAAAGAGTGGGGAAAGACTAATCCCTCCAACCTATCCGACATGGATATCTCAGCTCTTATGGAACTGGGCAATATCATCTGTGCTACCTATCTAAACGCCCTGGCCATGTTTACTCAACTGGATTTTCGTCCTTCTGTACCGGCCCTGGGCATTGATATGGCAGGGGCGATTTTGAATTCAGTACTGGCTCAATTTGGAGCTGTGGCTGACCATGTTTTAGTCTTGGAAACAGAGTTTAAGAGGGGCGATCAGGAAATAGTAGGTCATTTCTTCCTTTTGCCTGAGCCTGGTTCTTTGGATGTTATTCTAGCATCGCTTGGGGTGAGTCTATAA
- a CDS encoding chemotaxis protein CheD, with translation MSKIIQVGMADFKMATAPDKLITAGLGSCIGICLYDKVIKLGSLTHIMLPSSSQAKNASNEAKFADTGLKLAIREMEKNGAQASRLLAKIAGGAQMFKFSGESDIMKIGERNSVAVKENLQLHRIKLLSSDTGGNYGRTIIFDPETGDLLVKTIGHGERII, from the coding sequence ATGAGCAAAATCATACAAGTCGGCATGGCTGACTTTAAGATGGCTACAGCACCAGATAAATTGATAACCGCTGGATTGGGTTCCTGTATCGGTATATGTCTTTATGATAAAGTTATTAAACTAGGAAGCCTGACCCATATAATGCTACCCTCCAGCAGCCAGGCCAAAAATGCCAGCAATGAAGCCAAGTTTGCCGATACCGGTTTAAAACTGGCCATCAGAGAAATGGAGAAAAACGGTGCCCAGGCCTCGCGTCTCCTGGCTAAAATAGCCGGAGGTGCGCAGATGTTCAAGTTTTCCGGGGAGAGCGACATCATGAAAATCGGAGAGCGTAATAGCGTAGCGGTAAAGGAAAACCTGCAACTCCATAGAATTAAGTTGCTTTCCAGTGATACGGGTGGAAATTATGGCCGCACTATTATTTTCGATCCCGAAACCGGAGATCTGCTGGTTAAGACCATTGGACATGGGGAGAGAATTATTTAG
- a CDS encoding FliA/WhiG family RNA polymerase sigma factor — protein sequence MKPDLKPDLATLWIRLKENEDIEARDQLIIHFAHLVKYVASRLAIHLSSLVELDELISYGIEGLIDAIEKFDHKRNIKFETYAITRIRGSMIDGLRSMDWIPVSLRQKSKELEKAYMNVEARLGRSASDAEVAEELGLNLDEFAVLLRDVAATTIISLDDFLPGEDGEQKKRMLDLLEDHNSISASEIVEFNEVKDLLAKAISRLPDKEKLVVYLYYYEGLTLKEIGATISLSESRISQLHTKAILRLRGSLSKKKNLVI from the coding sequence ATGAAACCCGATTTAAAGCCTGATCTCGCTACATTATGGATTCGACTAAAAGAGAATGAGGATATTGAAGCCAGGGATCAGTTGATAATTCACTTTGCCCATCTGGTTAAGTATGTAGCCAGCCGTCTGGCTATTCATCTTTCTTCGCTGGTAGAATTGGACGAGCTGATTTCTTACGGGATTGAAGGTTTAATAGATGCTATTGAAAAATTTGACCATAAACGAAATATCAAGTTTGAAACCTATGCCATTACCCGGATAAGGGGTTCAATGATAGACGGTTTGCGCTCCATGGATTGGATTCCCGTTTCTCTGCGGCAGAAAAGCAAGGAACTGGAAAAGGCCTATATGAATGTTGAAGCCAGGTTAGGTCGATCAGCCAGTGATGCGGAGGTGGCCGAAGAATTAGGCCTGAATCTTGATGAATTCGCGGTACTCTTAAGGGATGTAGCTGCAACTACGATAATATCTTTAGATGACTTTTTGCCGGGCGAAGATGGGGAACAAAAGAAACGGATGCTGGACTTGCTGGAAGACCATAACAGTATAAGTGCATCGGAAATAGTGGAGTTTAATGAGGTTAAGGATTTACTAGCTAAAGCTATTTCCCGTTTGCCGGATAAAGAAAAACTGGTGGTCTATTTGTATTATTACGAGGGCTTAACCCTGAAGGAGATAGGGGCTACCATTAGCCTATCGGAATCACGGATATCCCAGTTGCATACCAAGGCCATACTGAGGTTAAGAGGGAGTCTCAGTAAAAAGAAAAACCTGGTGATATAA